In the Clavelina lepadiformis chromosome 8, kaClaLepa1.1, whole genome shotgun sequence genome, one interval contains:
- the LOC143468937 gene encoding uncharacterized protein LOC143468937: MTTVTGTENIGSSLTISKSLFVFFPKMFLDKPTLSVSAEGSASFPDRFVVLINRVYDVGFDCTVKRNDQQTGWAQDPTLTWEATGIQVPEATGSVKVGPSTKNEKSLRVKFEKVILPRTPVIAWVKGDTEFPDRFSVSVNIEDPEEQEKFNGFECTVRRTDTDSGWSQDPTLYWNSVFLPIE; encoded by the exons ATGACCACAGTAACAG GTACCGAAAATATTGGCAGCTCACTCACCATTTCCAAGTCATTGTTCGTCTTTTTtcccaaaatgtttcttgACAAGCCAACCTTATCTGTTTCGGCAGAAGGTAGCGCTTCTTTTCCTGACCG ATTCGTCGTCCTAATTAACAGAGTGTACGATGTTGGGTTTGATTGCACGGTGAAACGTAACGATCAGCAAACTGGTTGGGCTCAAGATCCCACTCTGACATGGGAAGCAACCGGGATACAAGTACCTGAAGCAACAG GTTCTGTAAAAGTTGGACcgtcaacaaaaaatgaaaaatctctACGGGTCAAATTCGAAAAAGTCATTCTACCAAGAACTCCTGTGATCGCATGGGTGAAAGGAGACACTGAGTTTCCTGACCG GTTCAGTGTGTCAGTAAACATCGAGGACCCTGAAGAGCAGGAAAAGTTTAACGGGTTTGAATGCACAGTGAGACGAACGGACACTGACAGCGGTTGGAGTCAAGATCCAACGCTCTACTGGAATTCGGTGTTCTTACCCATCGAATAA